Proteins encoded within one genomic window of Macrotis lagotis isolate mMagLag1 chromosome 3, bilby.v1.9.chrom.fasta, whole genome shotgun sequence:
- the TIFA gene encoding TRAF-interacting protein with FHA domain-containing protein A has translation MPTMSSFEDADTEETLTCFQVTVYHPSQDHNQVFQGLHFFNREKLSSMEVVKFGRSPNLCRYTFQDKQVSRVQFSLQPFKHFNSQVLSFEIKNLSKKTSLLVGNIELGYLNKMDLPGRCIVRFGEYQFLMEKEDGESLEFFETRFVLASRSLLEERHYRRPVPENGFSSSTLPTEMDENE, from the coding sequence ATGCCCACCATGTCCAGTTTTGAAGATGCTGACACTGAGGAGACACTTACTTGCTTCCAAGTTACAGTCTATCATCCGAGCCAAGATCATAATCAGGTGTTTCAGGGACTGCATTTTTTCAATCGAGAAAAGCTGTCATCAATGGAAGTGGTAAAGTTTGGCCGGAGTCCCAACCTGTGTCGTTATACCTTTCAAGACAAACAAGTCTCTAGAGTTCAGTTTTCTCTCCAGCCATTTAAACATTTCAACAGTCAAGTCCTCTCATTTGAAATTAAAAACCTGAGTAAGAAAACCAGCCTGCTTGTGGGCAACATAGAACTTGGCTACCTCAATAAAATGGACCTTCCAGGCAGATGCATTGTTCGGTTTGGAGAATACCAATTCCTGATGGAGAAAGAAGATGGGGAGTCCTTGGAGTTTTTCGAGACACGCTTTGTGCTGGCCTCACGATCACTCTTAGAAGAAAGACATTATAGAAGGCCTGTACCTGAGAATGGCTTTTCTTCCTCCACTTTGCCTACcgaaatggatgaaaatgaataa